From a single Lentimicrobiaceae bacterium genomic region:
- the rpoB gene encoding DNA-directed RNA polymerase subunit beta produces MASKTIERISFGTLKNKAEYPDFLDIQIKSFQDFFQLETNPENRASEGLYKVFAENFPITDARNNFVLEFLDYFIDPPRYSIEECIERGLTYSVPLKAKLKLYCTDPEHEDFETIIQDVYLGMIPYMTPKGTFVVNGAERVVVSQLHRSPGVFFGTSYHANGSQLFSARIIPFKGSWMEFTTDINNVMYAYIDRKKKLPVTTLLRAIGYETDKDILEIFNLAEEVKVSKAGIKKVVGRSLAARVLKNWTEDFVDEDTGEVVSIERTEVIIDRETVIENHHIDLIVESGAKTILLHRDDPDNIDFSIIFNTLQKDTANSEKEAVEYIYRQLRNAEPPDEETARGIIEKLFFSDKRYDLGDVGRYRINKKLDLDTSLDTKVLTKQDIISIIKYLISLINLRTEVDDIDHLSNRRVRTVGEQLYNQFGVGLARMARTIRERMNVRDNEVFTPMDLINAKTLSSVINSFFGTNQLSQFMDQTNPLAELTHKRRVSALGPGGLSRERAGFEVRDVHYTHYGRLCTIETPEGPNIGLISSLCVYAKINRLGFIETPYKRVVNGRVDPKEDAVYLSAEEEENKVIAQATTPMDDDGNFVHDRIKVRYLADYPIVEKENVDLIDIAPNQIASIAASLIPFLEHDDANRALMGSNMMRQAVPLLNPEAPIVGTGIEKSVAFDSRVLVTAECDGLVEFVDATEVVIRHTRMEDEKLVSFDDDVKHYPLTKFSRTNQNTCMNLRPIVRKGDKVKKGQVLCEGYGTNLGDLALGRNLMVAFMPWKGYNFEDAIVISEKVVKEDIFTSIHIEEFVLEVRDTKRGVEELTNDIPNVSTEATKDLDENGLIRIGAEVNEGDILIGKITPKGESDPTPEEKLLRAIFGDKAGDVKDASLKAPPSMKGVVVDKKLFSRMIKDRKVKAKEKDVVKILDDEFVKNSHDLKTKLVDKLTILVSGKTSQGVYNNFKEEIVPKKVKFTQKMLMGVDYLSVNPSKWTTDKDVNDLVKSLINNYIIKYKEILGVYNRKKFVATVGDDLPNGIVQMAKVYVAKKRKLKVGDKMAGRHGNKGIVARIVREEDMPFLADGTPVDIVLNPLGVPSRMNLGQIYETVLAWAGKKLGLSFATPIFDGASHDKINEYLRKAGLPENGRVYLHDGGTGERFDQPATVGYIYMLKLHHMVDDKMHARSIGPYSLITQQPLGGKAQFGGQRFGEMEVWALEAFGASHILQEILTVKSDDVMGRAKAYEAIVKGENMPIPGIPESFNVLVHELRGLGLNITFD; encoded by the coding sequence TTGGCTTCAAAAACTATCGAACGTATAAGTTTCGGAACCTTAAAAAATAAAGCCGAATATCCTGATTTCCTTGATATACAGATCAAGTCATTTCAGGATTTTTTCCAATTGGAAACAAACCCTGAAAACAGGGCTTCTGAAGGTTTATATAAGGTTTTCGCGGAAAATTTTCCGATCACAGATGCACGGAACAATTTTGTACTCGAGTTCCTCGATTATTTTATTGATCCTCCGCGCTACTCTATCGAAGAGTGTATTGAAAGGGGCCTCACCTATAGTGTCCCGCTGAAGGCCAAACTTAAACTTTATTGTACCGACCCTGAGCACGAAGACTTTGAAACTATCATACAGGATGTTTATCTGGGTATGATTCCTTATATGACTCCGAAAGGCACTTTTGTGGTAAACGGAGCTGAAAGGGTGGTGGTTTCTCAGTTGCACCGTTCTCCTGGCGTTTTTTTCGGTACCAGTTATCATGCTAATGGTTCTCAGCTCTTTTCTGCCAGGATTATTCCTTTTAAAGGTTCCTGGATGGAATTTACTACTGATATTAACAATGTGATGTATGCTTACATCGATCGAAAGAAAAAACTTCCGGTAACCACATTGTTAAGAGCTATTGGTTATGAAACTGATAAGGATATTCTTGAAATATTTAATCTCGCTGAAGAAGTAAAAGTTTCGAAAGCCGGTATTAAAAAAGTGGTTGGTCGTAGTCTTGCTGCCAGAGTGTTGAAAAACTGGACAGAAGACTTTGTGGATGAAGATACCGGAGAAGTTGTTTCGATTGAACGTACCGAGGTGATTATTGACCGCGAAACCGTTATCGAAAATCATCATATTGATCTTATTGTTGAGTCGGGTGCTAAAACTATTCTGTTACACCGCGATGATCCTGATAATATTGACTTCTCAATTATTTTTAATACCCTGCAAAAAGATACAGCCAACTCTGAGAAGGAAGCTGTTGAATATATTTACAGGCAATTGCGTAATGCTGAGCCGCCTGATGAAGAAACTGCCCGTGGTATAATTGAGAAACTGTTTTTCTCTGACAAACGTTACGATTTAGGCGATGTAGGCCGTTATCGTATCAATAAAAAACTTGACCTTGATACATCGCTCGATACCAAGGTGCTGACCAAACAGGATATTATCTCTATTATTAAATACCTGATAAGCCTGATTAACCTGCGCACTGAAGTAGATGATATCGACCACTTGAGTAACCGTAGGGTTCGTACCGTTGGCGAGCAGTTGTACAATCAGTTTGGTGTTGGTTTGGCTCGTATGGCCCGTACCATCAGAGAACGAATGAATGTGCGTGACAATGAGGTGTTTACACCAATGGATTTGATCAATGCAAAGACACTGTCTTCTGTTATCAACTCCTTCTTTGGAACCAATCAGTTGTCACAATTTATGGATCAAACCAATCCTCTTGCTGAATTGACACACAAACGCAGGGTTTCTGCTCTGGGTCCGGGTGGTCTTTCACGTGAAAGAGCTGGTTTTGAAGTTCGTGACGTTCACTATACCCATTATGGTCGTTTGTGTACTATCGAAACTCCTGAAGGTCCGAATATTGGTCTTATTTCCTCTCTTTGCGTTTACGCCAAGATTAACCGTCTCGGTTTCATCGAAACGCCTTATAAAAGGGTAGTGAATGGAAGGGTTGATCCTAAGGAAGACGCTGTTTATCTTAGCGCAGAGGAAGAAGAAAACAAAGTAATTGCTCAGGCAACAACTCCAATGGATGATGATGGTAATTTTGTGCACGATCGTATTAAGGTACGGTACCTTGCAGATTATCCTATTGTTGAAAAGGAGAATGTTGACCTTATTGATATAGCCCCCAATCAAATCGCATCCATTGCGGCTTCCCTTATTCCTTTCCTTGAACATGATGATGCCAACCGTGCTTTGATGGGTTCTAACATGATGCGTCAGGCTGTGCCTTTGCTGAATCCTGAAGCCCCAATTGTTGGTACTGGTATTGAGAAAAGTGTGGCATTTGATTCACGCGTGCTTGTTACAGCTGAATGTGACGGACTTGTAGAGTTTGTTGATGCTACTGAGGTTGTTATTCGTCATACCCGCATGGAAGACGAAAAACTGGTGAGTTTTGACGATGATGTGAAGCATTATCCTCTCACCAAATTTTCGCGTACCAATCAAAATACCTGTATGAATCTTCGTCCTATCGTTCGCAAGGGCGATAAGGTTAAAAAAGGTCAGGTACTTTGTGAAGGCTACGGTACAAACCTCGGCGATTTAGCACTGGGACGTAACCTGATGGTAGCTTTTATGCCGTGGAAGGGTTACAACTTTGAGGATGCTATTGTTATTTCTGAAAAAGTAGTTAAAGAAGATATCTTTACTTCCATTCATATCGAGGAATTTGTTCTGGAGGTTCGCGATACCAAACGTGGTGTTGAAGAATTAACCAATGATATTCCGAATGTAAGTACTGAAGCAACCAAGGATTTGGATGAAAATGGACTTATCCGCATCGGTGCTGAAGTTAATGAAGGCGATATCCTGATTGGAAAAATCACACCGAAAGGTGAAAGTGATCCTACACCTGAAGAGAAACTTCTGAGAGCGATTTTTGGTGACAAAGCCGGTGATGTGAAAGATGCATCGTTGAAAGCACCTCCTTCAATGAAAGGTGTTGTTGTGGACAAGAAGCTCTTCTCGCGGATGATTAAAGACCGCAAGGTGAAAGCCAAAGAGAAGGATGTTGTCAAGATTCTGGATGATGAGTTTGTTAAAAATTCACACGATCTGAAAACGAAGTTGGTTGATAAACTTACTATTCTGGTTTCAGGTAAAACATCTCAGGGTGTCTACAACAATTTTAAAGAAGAAATCGTACCTAAAAAGGTAAAATTCACCCAGAAAATGCTGATGGGTGTTGATTACCTGAGTGTAAATCCAAGTAAATGGACCACGGATAAGGATGTAAATGATTTGGTCAAGTCATTGATCAATAATTACATTATCAAGTACAAGGAAATACTTGGAGTATATAACCGTAAGAAGTTTGTGGCCACTGTGGGCGATGATCTTCCAAACGGTATCGTTCAGATGGCAAAAGTTTATGTTGCGAAAAAACGTAAGCTTAAAGTCGGTGATAAAATGGCAGGACGTCACGGAAACAAGGGTATTGTAGCCCGTATCGTTCGTGAAGAGGATATGCCGTTCCTGGCTGATGGAACACCGGTTGATATTGTACTGAACCCCTTGGGAGTACCTTCACGTATGAACCTGGGACAGATTTATGAAACTGTTCTGGCCTGGGCAGGAAAGAAACTTGGTTTGAGCTTTGCCACACCAATTTTCGACGGTGCTTCCCACGACAAAATTAATGAGTACCTGCGCAAAGCAGGCTTGCCTGAAAATGGTCGTGTTTATCTGCATGACGGAGGTACCGGAGAGCGTTTTGATCAACCCGCAACCGTTGGGTATATCTATATGCTTAAGCTTCATCACATGGTTGATGATAAAATGCATGCCCGTTCAATCGGACCTTATTCGCTCATTACGCAGCAACCGCTTGGTGGTAAAGCACAATTCGGAGGTCAGCGTTTTGGTGAAATGGAAGTCTGGGCACTTGAAGCATTTGGTGCTTCGCACATACTTCAGGAAATACTTACAGTTAAATCGGATGATGTAATGGGCAGGGCTAAAGCATATGAAGCCATTGTTAAAGGTGAGAATATGCCAATACCCGGAATTCCTGAATCGTTCAATGTACTTGTGCATGAGCTCAGGGGTCTTGGCCTGAATATAACTTTCGATTGA
- the rplL gene encoding 50S ribosomal protein L7/L12 codes for MADLKAFAEQLVNLTVKEVNELAQILKDEYGIEPAAAAPVMMAGAGAGEAAAVEEKTAFDVILKNAGQAKLAVVKLVKELTSLGLKEAKELVDAAPKAIKEGVSKDEAEALKKQLEEAGAEVEVK; via the coding sequence ATGGCAGACTTAAAAGCTTTTGCAGAACAATTGGTTAACCTGACTGTTAAAGAAGTTAACGAATTAGCCCAGATTCTTAAAGACGAGTACGGAATTGAGCCAGCAGCAGCTGCTCCTGTTATGATGGCAGGTGCAGGTGCAGGTGAAGCTGCAGCAGTTGAAGAAAAAACTGCATTTGACGTAATTCTGAAAAACGCTGGTCAGGCTAAACTGGCAGTTGTTAAGCTTGTAAAAGAGCTTACCAGCCTTGGACTTAAAGAGGCTAAGGAACTTGTAGATGCAGCTCCTAAAGCAATCAAAGAAGGCGTTTCTAAAGACGAAGCTGAAGCACTGAAAAAACAACTCGAAGAAGCTGGAGCAGAGGTTGAAGTAAAATAA
- a CDS encoding 50S ribosomal protein L10, whose amino-acid sequence MRKEEKSQLIDTLTEQLQNSNNIYITDISDLNVEVTGNLRRLCFKKDVKLIVVKNTLLRKAMERTDKDFSGLYDTLKGATSIMLSEENNGPAKLIKEFRKTSAKPILKGAYVEEMSFVGDKSLDMLVSIKSKNELIGDIILALKSPANNVISALQSGGHKLSGVLKTLSEREA is encoded by the coding sequence ATGAGAAAAGAAGAAAAGAGTCAACTGATTGACACCCTAACCGAGCAGCTGCAAAACAGCAACAACATCTATATTACTGATATCTCTGACCTCAACGTTGAAGTGACCGGTAATCTGAGAAGGTTATGCTTCAAAAAGGATGTGAAGTTGATTGTAGTAAAAAATACATTGTTGCGTAAAGCGATGGAACGTACCGATAAGGACTTTTCAGGACTTTATGATACGCTCAAGGGTGCGACTTCCATCATGTTATCGGAAGAAAACAATGGACCTGCAAAGTTGATCAAGGAATTTCGTAAAACCAGCGCTAAACCTATTTTAAAAGGTGCGTATGTTGAAGAAATGTCGTTTGTTGGCGACAAAAGCCTTGATATGCTTGTCAGCATTAAATCGAAGAATGAACTCATCGGAGATATCATTCTCGCTCTTAAATCGCCTGCTAATAATGTTATTTCAGCATTGCAATCTGGCGGTCATAAGTTGAGTGGCGTTCTTAAAACCCTTTCTGAAAGGGAAGCATAA
- a CDS encoding 50S ribosomal protein L1, whose product MAKLTKKRKEALAKFDKNSTYTLSDAIKIVKQTSNTKFDSSVDIDVRLGVDPRKANQMVRGTVMLPHGTGKTVRVLVLCTPDKEEEAKAAGADFYGLDEYIQKIKEGWTDVDVVITMPSIMPKVGALGKILGPRGLMPNPKTGTVTMEVGKAVTEAKAGKIDFKVDKFGIVHAAIGKTSFEEAKLLENAKELLQTIVKLKPTAAKGTYMKTLFMSSTMGPGIRVDQKSITA is encoded by the coding sequence ATGGCTAAATTGACAAAAAAAAGGAAAGAGGCTCTAGCAAAGTTCGATAAGAACAGCACCTACACCCTGAGCGACGCCATAAAAATCGTGAAGCAAACTTCAAATACCAAATTCGATAGTTCAGTTGATATTGACGTTCGGTTAGGTGTTGACCCCCGTAAAGCCAATCAAATGGTCAGGGGTACTGTTATGTTGCCTCACGGTACCGGTAAAACTGTAAGGGTTTTGGTTCTCTGTACTCCTGACAAGGAAGAGGAAGCCAAAGCAGCCGGTGCTGATTTTTATGGTTTGGATGAATATATCCAAAAGATCAAAGAAGGTTGGACAGACGTTGACGTGGTGATCACTATGCCTAGCATTATGCCTAAGGTTGGTGCTCTTGGAAAAATCCTGGGACCACGTGGCTTAATGCCAAACCCCAAAACCGGAACCGTTACTATGGAAGTAGGAAAAGCGGTTACTGAAGCAAAAGCCGGTAAAATCGATTTCAAAGTGGATAAGTTCGGTATCGTGCATGCTGCCATCGGAAAAACATCTTTCGAAGAAGCTAAATTGCTCGAAAATGCAAAAGAACTTCTCCAGACTATCGTGAAACTGAAGCCGACCGCAGCTAAAGGTACTTACATGAAAACTTTATTTATGTCTAGTACTATGGGCCCGGGTATTCGTGTTGATCAAAAATCAATCACTGCGTAA
- the rplK gene encoding 50S ribosomal protein L11 has protein sequence MAKEISGFIKLQVKGAAANPSPPIGPALGSKGVNIMEFCKQFNARTQDQAGKVLPVIITVYKDKSFDFVIKTPPVAVQLLEATKLKSGSAEPNRKKVGSVTWDQVKAIAEIKMADLNAFTVESAMSMVAGTARSMGITVSGTPPFAID, from the coding sequence ATGGCAAAAGAAATAAGCGGTTTTATCAAACTGCAAGTAAAAGGTGCTGCAGCCAATCCCTCACCGCCTATCGGACCTGCTTTGGGTTCGAAAGGTGTTAATATTATGGAGTTTTGTAAGCAGTTTAATGCGCGTACGCAGGACCAGGCAGGTAAAGTCCTACCGGTTATCATAACTGTTTATAAAGACAAATCATTTGATTTTGTCATCAAAACACCTCCTGTAGCAGTTCAGTTGTTAGAAGCAACCAAGTTGAAAAGTGGATCCGCAGAACCCAACCGTAAAAAAGTGGGATCTGTTACCTGGGATCAGGTTAAGGCAATTGCCGAAATTAAAATGGCCGATCTCAACGCTTTTACTGTAGAATCCGCAATGAGTATGGTTGCCGGAACAGCAAGAAGCATGGGAATTACCGTTTCGGGAACCCCACCGTTTGCTATTGACTAA
- the nusG gene encoding transcription termination/antitermination factor NusG, translating to MGDENKKWYVIRAISGNEKKVKQYLESEISRLGISDYISQVLIPTEKIYQVRKGKKVSKERNYLPGYILIEAILVGEIPHIIKNVPGVIGFLGSKGEPVPLRPAEVNRILGKVDELTEQGEEVSVPFIVGETVTVIDGPFNSFTGVIEEINEEKKKLKVMVKIFGRKTPLELGFMQVEKD from the coding sequence ATGGGCGACGAAAATAAAAAGTGGTACGTAATCCGGGCCATCAGCGGGAACGAAAAAAAGGTAAAACAATACCTTGAAAGCGAAATTAGCCGTCTTGGAATCAGCGACTATATATCACAGGTTCTTATCCCAACTGAAAAAATCTATCAGGTTCGTAAAGGTAAAAAAGTGAGTAAAGAGCGGAATTATCTTCCGGGCTATATTCTGATTGAAGCAATACTGGTTGGAGAAATTCCTCACATCATAAAAAATGTGCCAGGAGTTATAGGCTTCCTTGGTTCTAAAGGTGAACCCGTTCCCCTTAGACCCGCTGAAGTTAATCGCATTTTAGGAAAAGTTGATGAATTAACGGAACAGGGCGAAGAAGTCAGTGTACCGTTTATCGTTGGCGAAACCGTTACCGTAATTGATGGGCCTTTCAATAGCTTTACCGGTGTAATCGAAGAGATTAACGAGGAGAAGAAGAAATTGAAAGTTATGGTTAAAATATTTGGCCGTAAAACTCCCCTCGAATTAGGGTTTATGCAAGTAGAGAAAGACTGA
- the secE gene encoding preprotein translocase subunit SecE: protein MAKTKIQDYINESYDELINKTSWPTWSELQSSAIVVSIASLIIALLVYLMDMSFQTLLKQFYLLF from the coding sequence ATGGCAAAGACAAAAATTCAGGACTATATCAACGAAAGTTACGACGAGTTGATTAATAAAACTTCCTGGCCTACATGGAGTGAACTTCAAAGTAGTGCAATAGTAGTATCCATCGCTTCCCTCATAATCGCGTTACTCGTTTATCTGATGGATATGTCTTTCCAGACTTTGTTGAAACAGTTCTACCTGCTGTTTTAA
- the tuf gene encoding elongation factor Tu, producing the protein MAKEKFDRSKPHVNVGTIGHVDHGKTTLTAAITLCLADKGWSEFRSFDSIDNAPEEKERGITINTAHIEYQTLNRHYAHVDCPGHADYVKNMVTGAAQMDGAILVVAATDGPMPQTREHILLARQVGVPRLVVFMNKVDLVDDPELLDLVEMEIRDLLTFYGFDGDNSPIIRGSALGGLNKEPVWVEKIIELMDAVDAWIPLPPRDVDKPFLMPVEDVFSITGRGTVATGRIETGVIHTGDPVDIIGLDAEKLKSVVTGVEMFRKILDTGEAGDNAGLLLRGIDKEAIRRGMVIAKPGSVTPHKEFKGEVYILKKEEGGRHTPFHNKYRPQFYFRTTDVTGEVILPEGVEMVMPGDNLSVTVKLIAPIAMSKNLRFAIREGGRTVGAGQVTEILD; encoded by the coding sequence ATGGCAAAAGAAAAATTCGATCGTTCCAAACCGCACGTTAACGTTGGTACCATCGGTCACGTTGACCACGGTAAAACCACTTTAACCGCTGCTATCACCCTGTGTCTTGCTGACAAGGGATGGTCAGAGTTCAGGTCATTCGATTCGATTGACAATGCTCCGGAAGAAAAAGAAAGAGGTATTACAATTAATACCGCTCACATTGAGTACCAGACATTAAACCGTCACTATGCTCATGTTGACTGCCCGGGTCACGCTGACTACGTTAAAAACATGGTTACGGGTGCTGCCCAGATGGACGGTGCAATTCTGGTAGTTGCTGCTACTGACGGACCTATGCCACAGACCCGTGAGCACATCCTGCTCGCTCGTCAGGTTGGTGTTCCCCGCCTTGTAGTTTTCATGAATAAAGTTGACTTGGTTGACGATCCAGAACTTCTCGACCTCGTTGAGATGGAAATCCGCGATTTGTTAACTTTCTACGGTTTTGACGGTGATAACTCACCTATCATCCGTGGCTCAGCCCTTGGTGGATTGAATAAAGAACCAGTATGGGTAGAAAAAATTATTGAACTCATGGATGCTGTTGATGCATGGATTCCGCTGCCTCCACGTGATGTTGACAAACCATTCCTGATGCCGGTTGAGGACGTATTCTCAATCACAGGTCGTGGTACTGTTGCTACAGGTCGTATTGAAACTGGTGTTATTCACACTGGCGACCCTGTTGACATCATCGGTCTTGATGCAGAGAAACTGAAATCAGTAGTAACCGGAGTAGAAATGTTCCGTAAGATCCTTGATACAGGAGAAGCTGGAGATAACGCAGGTCTGTTACTTCGCGGTATTGACAAAGAAGCTATCCGTCGTGGTATGGTAATTGCCAAACCTGGATCAGTTACTCCTCACAAAGAATTTAAAGGTGAGGTTTATATCCTGAAAAAAGAAGAAGGTGGACGTCACACTCCATTCCACAATAAATATCGTCCTCAGTTCTACTTCAGAACAACCGACGTTACAGGTGAAGTAATTCTGCCTGAAGGAGTTGAAATGGTTATGCCAGGTGACAACCTTTCAGTTACAGTTAAGTTGATTGCTCCGATTGCTATGTCAAAGAACCTTCGTTTTGCTATCCGTGAGGGTGGTCGTACAGTAGGTGCTGGACAGGTAACAGAAATCCTTGACTAA
- a CDS encoding ribosome-associated translation inhibitor RaiA — protein sequence MKVSINAVKFRTDKKLEDFINEKVEKLSGVYDGIIGSEVTLKLDNVESHDNKIAEIRLLIKGNDLFAKKQSTTFEEATDTAIDALRKQLDKHKEKFRK from the coding sequence ATGAAAGTTAGCATCAACGCCGTTAAATTCAGAACCGACAAGAAACTGGAAGATTTTATCAACGAAAAAGTAGAGAAATTGTCGGGTGTGTATGATGGTATCATAGGTAGCGAAGTAACGCTCAAACTCGATAACGTAGAATCACATGATAACAAAATTGCCGAAATCAGGCTATTGATAAAAGGGAATGACCTATTTGCCAAAAAACAGAGCACAACATTTGAAGAAGCGACCGATACAGCTATCGACGCGCTACGCAAGCAGTTAGATAAACATAAGGAGAAGTTCAGAAAATAA
- a CDS encoding tyrosine-type recombinase/integrase encodes MIRPQFYQYIQLEKRYSVNTVEAYKSDLAQFEGFIAERYGIEQDIEVTYAMIRSWLAALIDQGISARSVNRKLSSLKAYYRYLLKESLLSQNPLKKAFSLNTPSRLPQFASVSEMERALEHNAQANTFEVSRDLLILEVFYCTGIRLSELINLRLSDVDYSACTIKVTGKRNKQRVIPVTKDLLKLINDYLILRSGVVSGGVQEIFVTNQGKKAYPVFIYRKVNYYLSRAGLSGVKSPHVLRHTFATHMLNEGADLNAIKELLGHSSLAATQVYTHLSVEKLKSIYKLAHPRA; translated from the coding sequence ATGATCAGACCTCAATTCTATCAATATATACAACTCGAAAAGCGTTACTCTGTAAATACTGTCGAAGCCTATAAATCGGATCTTGCCCAATTTGAAGGTTTTATCGCAGAACGTTATGGAATTGAACAGGACATTGAGGTTACCTATGCCATGATCCGCTCATGGCTGGCTGCACTCATTGATCAGGGTATAAGTGCCCGTAGTGTGAACAGAAAACTATCCTCCCTCAAGGCATATTACCGTTATTTACTTAAGGAAAGTCTTCTCAGCCAAAATCCGCTGAAAAAAGCATTTTCACTCAATACCCCGTCGCGGCTTCCTCAGTTTGCATCTGTATCGGAAATGGAGCGGGCGCTGGAGCATAATGCTCAGGCCAATACATTTGAAGTTAGTCGTGATTTGCTGATTCTCGAAGTTTTTTACTGTACAGGCATCAGGTTGTCAGAGTTGATTAACCTTCGCCTGTCAGATGTTGACTATTCAGCCTGCACAATAAAAGTTACAGGTAAAAGAAATAAACAGAGGGTAATTCCGGTTACTAAAGACTTGCTGAAGCTGATAAATGACTACCTCATTTTACGTTCAGGCGTTGTTTCAGGGGGAGTTCAGGAAATATTTGTTACTAATCAGGGAAAAAAGGCTTATCCGGTGTTTATCTATCGTAAGGTAAATTATTACCTGAGCAGGGCAGGGCTAAGTGGAGTAAAAAGTCCGCATGTTTTGCGGCATACTTTTGCCACGCATATGTTAAATGAAGGAGCAGATTTGAATGCAATTAAAGAATTACTCGGTCATAGCAGCCTGGCTGCAACTCAGGTGTACACACATCTGAGCGTCGAAAAATTGAAGTCTATATACAAACTCGCCCATCCAAGGGCTTAA
- a CDS encoding 30S ribosomal protein S21 translates to MIIVPVKEGENIDRALKKLKRKFEKTGVVKELRERQKFTKPSVKNREQRLHAIYVQQLQQAEEN, encoded by the coding sequence ATGATTATCGTACCCGTTAAAGAAGGCGAAAACATCGACAGAGCCTTAAAGAAACTGAAGAGAAAGTTTGAAAAAACCGGAGTTGTTAAAGAACTGCGTGAAAGGCAGAAATTTACAAAACCGTCCGTAAAAAATCGTGAACAAAGGTTACACGCTATTTACGTTCAGCAGTTACAGCAGGCAGAAGAGAACTAG